Proteins found in one bacterium genomic segment:
- a CDS encoding DUF3696 domain-containing protein, with protein sequence MITKINVEGFKLHAKTSIDAKPITIFIGPNNSGKSSLIQAIQLLCQTSPEKNIFIPEVKKLEETSAYLSPYKIDVGRFEDVIRKESATIGIKLRGNINGSGLSLEVTIENNEVKPSGGRDFLFQGIAKKLLASCYFIYPLRGFEEAGYLLPDQPPEKYSTLENVTLNDRIVALIAAFAYNANLRKEVAQELSQIMGYGIDIDIQWIGSNRVTILLKQPANTLMVNEGSGFQQMIFILLPLILIPDNSTVFIQEPEAHIHPKAQVDLGRLLIKFLKKKNIQLFIETHSEHILHAFIHSIAKKDISNNELAVYYFENKEGRAEVRNIEVDKLGRVKGGFPGFFDQSLNELTEFLEAIRGREK encoded by the coding sequence CTTCTATTGATGCTAAACCTATAACTATATTTATAGGACCAAATAATAGTGGCAAATCAAGCTTGATACAGGCGATTCAGTTGCTTTGTCAAACCTCTCCTGAGAAGAATATTTTTATCCCTGAGGTTAAGAAATTAGAAGAAACCTCAGCGTATTTATCTCCCTATAAAATAGATGTGGGTAGATTTGAAGATGTAATTAGAAAAGAAAGTGCAACTATCGGTATAAAGTTAAGGGGTAATATCAATGGCTCTGGATTATCTCTTGAAGTGACAATAGAAAATAATGAAGTTAAACCATCTGGAGGAAGAGATTTTCTATTTCAAGGAATCGCTAAGAAATTATTAGCATCCTGTTACTTTATATATCCATTAAGGGGTTTTGAAGAAGCAGGGTATCTATTACCTGACCAGCCTCCTGAGAAGTATTCAACACTTGAGAATGTAACATTAAATGATAGGATTGTAGCCTTAATAGCTGCATTTGCATATAATGCAAACTTACGAAAAGAAGTGGCACAAGAACTTAGCCAGATTATGGGTTATGGCATCGACATAGACATTCAATGGATAGGAAGTAATCGAGTAACAATTTTATTAAAACAACCAGCAAATACCCTGATGGTAAACGAAGGCTCAGGATTTCAACAAATGATATTTATTCTATTACCACTTATACTAATACCTGATAATTCCACTGTCTTTATTCAAGAACCAGAGGCTCATATTCATCCAAAGGCACAGGTAGACCTGGGAAGATTACTTATTAAGTTTTTAAAAAAGAAAAACATACAACTATTTATTGAGACACATAGTGAACATATCTTACATGCATTTATACATTCAATTGCTAAAAAAGATATATCAAATAATGAGTTAGCAGTCTACTATTTTGAAAACAAAGAAGGAAGAGCAGAAGTAAGGAATATTGAGGTTGATAAATTAGGGAGGGTAAAAGGGGGATTTCCAGGATTCTTTGACCAGAGTCTAAATGAATTAACTGAATTTTTGGAGGCTATTAGAGGGAGGGAAAAATGA